A genomic region of Azoarcus sp. KH32C contains the following coding sequences:
- the xsc gene encoding sulfoacetaldehyde acetyltransferase, whose protein sequence is MSDQDRRTVVSGPHKMTPSEAFVETMVANGVTDMFGIMGSAFMDAMDIFAPAGIRLIPVVHEQGAGHMADGFSRVSGRHGVVIGQNGPGISNCVTSIAAAYWAHSPVVIVTPETGTMTMGLGGFQECKQLPMFQEFTKYQGHVTHPARMAEYTGRCFDRAMSEMGPTQLNIPRDYFYGEITCEIPKPSRLDRGAGGEASLNEAAELLATAKFPVIISGGGVVMADAVEECKALAERLGAPVVNSYLHNDSFPASHPLWCGPLGYQGSKAAMKLMSQADVVIALGSRLGPFGTLPQHGMDYWPKNAKIIQIDADNKMLGLVKKISVGICGDAKAAAIALTQRLANRALECDATKAQRAEKIAAEKAAWERELDEWTHERDPFSLDMIEENAKEKTFNGGHYLHPRQVLRELEKAMPPDVMVSTDIGNINSVANSYLRFEKPRSFFAAMSFGNCGYAFPTIIGAKVAAPHRPAVSYAGDGAWGMSLMETMTCVRHNIPVTAVVFHNRQWGAEKKNQVDFYNRRFVAGELDNQSFAEIARAMGAEGITVDRLEDVGPALKKAIDLQMNHGKTCIIEIMCTRELGDPFRRDALSKPVRHLDKYKDYV, encoded by the coding sequence ATGAGCGATCAAGACCGCCGCACGGTCGTCAGCGGCCCGCACAAGATGACCCCCTCGGAAGCCTTCGTGGAAACCATGGTCGCCAATGGCGTGACCGACATGTTCGGGATCATGGGTTCCGCGTTCATGGACGCGATGGACATCTTCGCCCCGGCCGGCATCCGGCTGATCCCGGTGGTGCATGAGCAGGGCGCCGGCCACATGGCCGACGGCTTTTCGCGCGTTTCCGGCCGCCACGGTGTCGTGATCGGCCAGAACGGCCCCGGCATCAGCAACTGCGTGACCTCGATCGCGGCGGCCTACTGGGCGCACAGCCCGGTGGTGATCGTGACGCCCGAGACCGGCACGATGACGATGGGCCTCGGCGGCTTCCAGGAATGCAAGCAGCTGCCGATGTTCCAGGAATTCACCAAGTACCAGGGCCACGTGACGCATCCCGCCCGGATGGCCGAATACACCGGCCGCTGCTTCGACCGCGCGATGAGCGAGATGGGCCCGACCCAGCTCAACATCCCGCGCGACTACTTCTACGGCGAGATCACCTGCGAGATCCCCAAGCCCAGCCGCCTCGACCGCGGCGCGGGCGGGGAGGCGAGCCTGAACGAAGCGGCCGAGCTGCTGGCGACCGCCAAGTTCCCGGTGATCATCTCCGGCGGCGGCGTCGTGATGGCCGATGCGGTCGAGGAGTGCAAGGCGCTCGCCGAACGCTTGGGCGCGCCGGTCGTGAATAGCTACCTGCACAACGACTCCTTCCCCGCGAGCCATCCGCTGTGGTGCGGCCCGCTCGGCTATCAGGGCTCGAAGGCGGCGATGAAGCTCATGAGCCAGGCCGACGTGGTCATCGCGCTCGGCTCGCGCCTCGGCCCCTTCGGCACGCTGCCGCAGCACGGCATGGACTATTGGCCGAAGAACGCCAAGATCATCCAGATCGACGCCGACAACAAGATGCTCGGCCTCGTGAAGAAGATCTCGGTGGGCATCTGCGGCGACGCCAAGGCCGCGGCCATCGCGCTGACCCAGCGTCTCGCGAACCGCGCCCTCGAATGCGACGCCACCAAGGCGCAGCGCGCCGAGAAGATCGCCGCCGAGAAAGCCGCCTGGGAGCGTGAGCTCGACGAATGGACGCACGAGCGTGACCCGTTCAGCCTCGACATGATCGAAGAGAACGCGAAGGAAAAGACCTTCAACGGCGGTCATTACCTGCATCCCCGCCAGGTCCTGCGCGAACTCGAAAAGGCGATGCCGCCCGACGTGATGGTGTCGACCGACATCGGCAACATCAACTCGGTCGCCAACAGCTATCTGCGCTTCGAGAAGCCCCGCAGCTTCTTCGCCGCGATGAGCTTCGGCAACTGCGGCTACGCCTTCCCGACGATCATCGGCGCCAAGGTCGCCGCGCCGCATCGCCCGGCAGTGTCCTATGCCGGCGATGGCGCCTGGGGCATGAGCCTGATGGAGACGATGACCTGCGTGCGCCACAACATCCCGGTGACGGCGGTGGTCTTCCACAACCGCCAATGGGGCGCCGAGAAGAAGAACCAGGTGGACTTCTACAACCGCCGCTTCGTCGCCGGCGAGCTTGACAACCAGAGCTTCGCGGAGATCGCGCGCGCGATGGGCGCGGAGGGCATCACGGTGGATCGGCTGGAGGACGTGGGCCCGGCGCTGAAGAAGGCCATCGACCTGCAGATGAACCACGGCAAGACCTGCATCATCGAGATCATGTGCACGCGCGAACTGGGCGACCCCTTCCGCCGCGATGCGCTGTCGAAGCCGGTGCGTCACCTCGACAAGTACAAGGACTACGTCTGA
- a CDS encoding EAL domain-containing protein yields MRASWLSRPENNPQVKSAWEHFLGGERYAADGVLRGVIDASWRRCLLGHVDPGRGEAPSQIEREGLDGLRDRNERLISASAPFFVQSRDFLAQTGTVMVLVDPEGVVLDVEGDPHIRDLARSFGMIPGSNWSESSIGTNAIGTALALAQTIQVHAAEHFCEPIQRWTCSAAVIRDPLDGSVVGVLDVSGLSRNYSSHSLALVATTANSIENRLAQMELEERFQLLEASVARLGEAGGVMVFDVRGRLVKANDRAAPALAARGIVLSVDSCIPMAGHRGDESNAPNMLPEPLLEGHIEPVFRGRRLLGHVVSVPEPAVGAALAGPVVGDVEAAVKALSPSAAIVVPGAPPVRSVREIRDRAGEGVMVTDAQGLIVTVNEAFTAMTGYGAADLVGQRPSILQSGRHPREFFERMWRSLVEEGFWEGEIENRRKDGEILPVWLTIHVVKGAGGEAQGYIGIFGDSGAVDKLQRRLEFMSTHDGLTGLANRKQLCDRLADILPEAARTGESLAVLLIDLDNFKHINDTLGHESGDMLLEQVADRLRRCLCSAHTLARVGGDEFAAILRGVGRDEVRPLVAQTLEYLTASFCIREQEVFGAASIGISVFPVDGDTASVLLKNADTALHEAKQLGRNRSQFFAAAMQAEVQSRMSLETGLRAALDGDRFRVVYQPQHALEGGALVGAEALLRWHDPALGDVPPARFIPAAEEAGLIVAINRMVMAKVLAQIALWRMRGLDPPRISINVAAQQLRDPDFVDQLCEQLASQGVPAAAICLELTEGTLLEDVDGTAEKFSHLKQRGIAVSIDDFGTGYSSLSYLSRLPIHELKVDQSFVQGIASESGKCSIITAIVDMAHAMGIEVLAEGIETESQLAFLKERHCEMGQGYLFHRPLGVDEFEKLIAAPATRGASPAAHSACN; encoded by the coding sequence GTGCGAGCCAGTTGGTTGTCGCGTCCGGAGAACAATCCCCAGGTAAAGAGCGCGTGGGAGCATTTCCTGGGGGGCGAGCGTTATGCCGCCGATGGCGTGCTGCGCGGCGTCATCGACGCGTCGTGGCGCCGTTGTCTGCTCGGACATGTCGATCCGGGGCGCGGTGAAGCGCCGTCGCAGATCGAGCGGGAAGGGCTGGATGGGCTGCGCGACCGCAACGAACGGCTGATATCGGCGAGCGCGCCGTTCTTCGTCCAGTCGCGTGACTTCCTTGCCCAGACCGGCACGGTCATGGTTCTTGTCGACCCGGAAGGCGTCGTCCTCGACGTCGAAGGCGATCCACACATACGCGATTTGGCCCGGAGCTTCGGGATGATTCCGGGCAGCAACTGGAGCGAATCGAGCATCGGCACCAATGCGATCGGTACGGCGCTGGCGCTCGCGCAAACGATTCAGGTCCACGCCGCCGAGCATTTTTGCGAGCCGATCCAGCGCTGGACCTGTTCAGCGGCGGTGATTCGCGATCCGCTGGATGGCAGTGTCGTCGGCGTACTCGACGTCTCCGGCCTGAGCCGCAACTATTCGTCGCATTCACTGGCGCTGGTAGCGACCACTGCGAACAGCATCGAAAACCGCCTTGCGCAAATGGAGCTGGAGGAGCGTTTCCAGCTCCTGGAAGCGAGCGTCGCGAGACTCGGCGAGGCCGGCGGCGTGATGGTCTTCGATGTGCGCGGTCGTCTCGTCAAGGCGAACGACCGGGCGGCGCCGGCCCTGGCCGCGAGGGGCATCGTGCTGTCGGTCGATTCCTGCATTCCCATGGCGGGCCATCGAGGTGATGAATCGAATGCACCAAACATGTTGCCCGAGCCGCTGCTGGAGGGGCACATCGAGCCGGTGTTCCGCGGGCGCAGGTTGTTGGGCCATGTCGTGTCGGTTCCGGAGCCGGCTGTGGGGGCAGCGCTGGCGGGTCCGGTCGTGGGCGACGTCGAGGCCGCGGTGAAGGCGCTGTCGCCGTCGGCCGCGATCGTCGTGCCCGGCGCGCCGCCGGTCCGCAGCGTGCGCGAGATTCGCGACCGGGCGGGCGAGGGCGTGATGGTGACGGACGCACAGGGCCTGATCGTCACGGTCAACGAGGCCTTCACGGCGATGACCGGTTACGGCGCCGCCGATCTGGTCGGCCAGCGACCGAGCATCCTGCAGTCAGGCCGCCATCCGCGCGAGTTCTTCGAGCGCATGTGGCGCAGCCTCGTCGAGGAGGGGTTCTGGGAGGGCGAGATCGAAAACCGGCGCAAGGATGGGGAGATCCTGCCGGTCTGGCTCACGATCCACGTCGTCAAGGGCGCTGGTGGCGAGGCGCAGGGCTACATCGGGATCTTCGGCGACAGCGGTGCCGTGGACAAGCTGCAGCGCCGGCTGGAGTTCATGAGCACTCATGACGGTTTGACGGGGCTCGCGAACCGCAAGCAGCTGTGCGATCGCCTCGCGGACATCCTCCCCGAGGCGGCGCGGACCGGCGAAAGTCTCGCGGTGCTGCTGATCGATCTCGACAACTTCAAGCACATCAACGACACGCTCGGCCACGAGTCCGGCGACATGCTGCTCGAGCAGGTCGCGGACCGGCTGCGTCGCTGCCTGTGCTCCGCCCATACGCTGGCCCGCGTGGGCGGCGACGAATTCGCGGCGATCCTGCGTGGCGTGGGTCGCGACGAGGTTCGGCCGCTCGTCGCGCAGACGCTGGAGTACCTGACCGCGTCGTTCTGCATCCGCGAGCAGGAAGTGTTCGGCGCGGCCAGCATCGGCATCAGCGTCTTCCCCGTCGACGGCGATACGGCGTCCGTCTTGTTGAAGAACGCCGATACGGCGCTGCATGAGGCGAAGCAGCTCGGGCGCAACCGCAGCCAGTTCTTTGCCGCCGCAATGCAGGCGGAGGTGCAGTCGCGGATGAGCCTCGAGACGGGACTGCGCGCCGCGCTCGACGGCGATCGCTTCCGCGTCGTCTACCAGCCCCAACATGCGCTCGAAGGCGGTGCCCTGGTCGGCGCCGAAGCCCTGTTGCGCTGGCACGACCCCGCCCTCGGCGACGTGCCCCCGGCGCGCTTCATCCCCGCCGCCGAGGAGGCGGGCTTGATCGTCGCGATCAACCGGATGGTGATGGCCAAGGTGCTCGCGCAGATCGCGTTGTGGCGGATGCGCGGCCTCGACCCCCCGCGCATCTCGATCAATGTCGCCGCCCAGCAGTTGCGCGACCCGGACTTCGTCGACCAGTTGTGCGAGCAGCTCGCGAGCCAGGGCGTGCCCGCCGCGGCGATCTGCCTGGAGCTCACCGAAGGTACGCTGCTGGAGGACGTCGACGGCACCGCGGAAAAATTCTCGCACCTCAAGCAGCGCGGCATCGCGGTAAGCATCGACGACTTCGGCACGGGCTATTCGTCGCTGTCCTACCTCAGCCGTCTGCCCATCCACGAACTGAAAGTGGACCAGAGCTTCGTGCAGGGCATTGCGAGCGAATCGGGGAAATGCTCGATCATCACCGCAATTGTCGACATGGCCCACGCGATGGGCATCGAGGTGCTGGCCGAAGGCATCGAGACCGAGTCGCAGCTCGCCTTCCTGAAGGAGCGGCACTGCGAGATGGGGCAGGGCTACCTGTTCCATCGTCCGCTCGGCGTGGACGAATTCGAGAAGCTGATCGCTGCCCCTGCCACAAGGGGCGCGTCGCCCGCTGCTCATTCAGCCTGCAATTAG
- a CDS encoding Lin0512 family protein, producing the protein MPEKRLILEMGTGNDLFGGDYTKAACRAVQDALHHSVLSLFRSLGYDTRDMRVQVTIGVQQPDKVDAEIVRAELPRGKPEVRVVFGGLDVHDPEQDTTHVIATAAIEAFLPIESGVWHLRESS; encoded by the coding sequence ATGCCTGAAAAGCGACTGATCCTCGAAATGGGCACCGGCAACGATCTCTTCGGCGGCGACTACACGAAGGCCGCGTGCCGCGCAGTGCAGGACGCGCTCCACCACTCCGTGCTGTCGCTCTTCCGCTCGCTCGGCTACGACACGCGCGACATGCGCGTGCAGGTCACGATCGGCGTGCAGCAGCCCGACAAGGTCGACGCCGAAATCGTGCGCGCCGAACTACCGCGTGGCAAACCGGAGGTCCGGGTGGTGTTCGGCGGCCTAGACGTCCACGACCCCGAGCAGGACACGACGCACGTCATCGCGACCGCCGCCATCGAAGCCTTCCTGCCGATCGAGTCCGGCGTGTGGCACCTGCGGGAGAGCTCCTAA
- a CDS encoding YeiH family protein, producing the protein MTTQTTYAPPAMFSEVRVLMPGFMLCAVIAVAATFISEHYGGPQFLYALLMGIAFHFLSDTEKCMPGIEASAKKLVRFGVALLGARIVASDVSDLGLVGVGALVGAVVLTISFGILLARILGLPPMLGLLSGGGTGICGISATLAISSTLPQTRETERYTLLTAIGIAIFSTVAMVLYPLVVKACGLSTSEAGLFLGGSIHDVAQVVGAGLIISPEVGDAATLAKMFRVAMLMPVVVVLALVFHGERKKQNGGDGKKTPVLPLFLVAFAALAALNSLGLLSHGFVEASSTLSRWCLVISIAALGVKTSLEKLAALGWKPIVLMSGEALFVAGYMLLVVYASRLIAAH; encoded by the coding sequence ATGACCACTCAAACAACATATGCGCCGCCTGCGATGTTCAGCGAGGTGCGCGTGCTGATGCCGGGCTTCATGCTGTGCGCCGTGATCGCCGTCGCGGCGACCTTCATCTCCGAACACTACGGCGGCCCCCAGTTCCTCTACGCGCTGCTGATGGGCATCGCCTTCCATTTCCTGTCCGACACCGAAAAATGCATGCCGGGCATCGAAGCCTCTGCGAAGAAGCTCGTGCGCTTCGGCGTCGCGCTGCTCGGGGCGCGCATCGTCGCGAGCGACGTCAGCGACCTCGGCCTCGTCGGCGTCGGCGCACTGGTCGGCGCGGTCGTGCTGACGATCAGCTTCGGCATCCTGCTCGCCCGCATCCTCGGCCTGCCTCCGATGCTGGGCCTGCTGTCCGGCGGCGGCACCGGCATCTGCGGCATCTCCGCGACGCTCGCGATCTCCTCGACGTTGCCGCAGACCCGCGAGACCGAACGCTACACGCTGCTCACGGCGATCGGCATCGCGATCTTCTCTACCGTGGCGATGGTGCTCTATCCGCTGGTCGTCAAGGCCTGTGGGCTTTCGACGAGCGAAGCCGGCCTCTTCCTCGGCGGCTCGATCCATGACGTCGCCCAGGTCGTCGGCGCGGGCCTGATCATCTCGCCCGAGGTCGGCGACGCCGCGACGCTCGCGAAGATGTTCCGCGTCGCGATGCTGATGCCGGTCGTCGTCGTGCTCGCGCTCGTCTTCCACGGCGAGCGCAAGAAGCAGAACGGCGGCGACGGCAAGAAGACGCCCGTCCTGCCGCTCTTCCTCGTCGCCTTCGCCGCGCTCGCGGCGCTGAACAGCCTGGGCCTGCTGTCGCATGGATTCGTCGAGGCGAGTTCGACGCTGTCGCGCTGGTGCCTCGTGATCTCGATCGCCGCGCTCGGCGTCAAGACCTCGCTCGAAAAGCTGGCCGCCCTCGGCTGGAAGCCCATCGTGCTGATGTCCGGCGAAGCGCTCTTCGTCGCCGGCTACATGCTGCTGGTGGTGTACGCGAGCCGCCTGATCGCGGCGCATTGA
- a CDS encoding amino acid permease yields the protein MKSEVGHSKGLQHSLKQRHMTMIALGGVIGAGLFVGSGVVIKSAGPAAVLSFLLTGGLVVLVMRMLGEMAVAMPGVGAFYEFARTAWSDRPAVGDLAGFLTGWMYWYFWVIVVALEAVAGADLVRFWLPDVPSWTISLGLLVTLTLTNLISVKSFGEFEFWFASIKVAAIVVFLFLGGLYVCGLWPDVPASVANLTEHGGFMPNGIVPVLTGAVAATGFYFGAEIVTVAAAETAEPERAVAKATSSVITRVLFFYVGSILLVVCLVPWNSTGMATPYVSALNAMGIPAAAQIMNAIVLTAVLSALNSGLYASSRMLFALTRRGDAPKGLAKLSRNGVPVRAILLGTLFGYVAVVMSYVSPDTVFAFLVNSYGTVAIFVYVSIAVSQLRLRARLEREDPARLRVKMWAYPYLTWVAIVGMLAIVVAMAFIPDQRTPLLLGVVSLGILLAVYGLRGLWRGKPELAPISPEVPAFRKL from the coding sequence GTGAAAAGTGAAGTAGGGCATTCGAAAGGGCTGCAGCACAGCCTTAAACAGCGCCATATGACGATGATCGCGCTCGGCGGCGTGATCGGCGCCGGGTTGTTCGTCGGCAGCGGGGTGGTGATCAAGTCGGCCGGCCCCGCGGCAGTGTTGTCCTTTCTGCTCACCGGCGGGCTGGTCGTGCTGGTGATGCGCATGCTCGGCGAGATGGCGGTCGCAATGCCCGGGGTGGGCGCCTTCTACGAGTTCGCGCGCACGGCGTGGTCCGACCGGCCGGCCGTCGGTGACCTCGCCGGCTTCCTCACCGGCTGGATGTATTGGTACTTCTGGGTGATCGTCGTCGCGCTCGAAGCAGTTGCCGGCGCCGATCTGGTGCGCTTCTGGTTGCCCGACGTGCCGTCCTGGACGATCAGCCTCGGGCTGCTGGTGACGCTGACGCTCACGAACCTGATCTCGGTGAAGTCCTTCGGTGAGTTCGAGTTCTGGTTCGCGTCGATCAAGGTCGCGGCGATCGTCGTCTTCCTGTTCCTCGGCGGGCTCTACGTCTGCGGCCTGTGGCCGGACGTGCCGGCCAGCGTCGCCAACCTCACCGAGCACGGGGGCTTCATGCCCAACGGCATCGTACCGGTACTGACCGGTGCGGTTGCGGCGACCGGCTTCTACTTCGGCGCCGAGATCGTGACCGTTGCCGCGGCGGAAACGGCCGAGCCCGAGCGTGCCGTCGCGAAGGCGACCAGCTCCGTGATCACGCGCGTGCTGTTCTTCTACGTCGGTTCGATCTTGCTCGTCGTATGCCTCGTACCGTGGAACTCGACAGGCATGGCGACACCCTACGTCAGCGCGCTTAACGCGATGGGCATTCCTGCCGCGGCGCAGATCATGAACGCGATCGTACTGACGGCCGTGCTGTCCGCGCTGAACTCCGGCCTGTATGCGTCTTCGCGCATGCTCTTCGCGCTCACCCGTCGCGGCGACGCGCCGAAGGGGCTTGCGAAGCTGAGCCGCAACGGCGTACCGGTCCGCGCGATCCTGCTCGGCACGCTCTTCGGCTACGTCGCGGTCGTGATGTCCTACGTCTCGCCCGACACGGTCTTCGCCTTCCTCGTCAATTCCTACGGCACCGTCGCGATCTTCGTCTACGTGTCGATCGCCGTATCGCAGCTGCGCCTGCGCGCCCGTCTCGAGCGCGAAGATCCGGCCCGCCTGCGCGTAAAGATGTGGGCCTACCCGTACCTCACCTGGGTCGCGATCGTCGGCATGCTCGCGATCGTCGTCGCGATGGCCTTCATCCCCGACCAGCGCACGCCCTTGCTGCTCGGCGTGGTCAGCCTGGGCATTCTCCTCGCGGTGTATGGCCTGAGGGGCCTGTGGCGGGGAAAGCCTGAGCTTGCCCCGATCTCGCCCGAAGTCCCGGCTTTCAGGAAGCTGTAA
- a CDS encoding Lin0512 family protein: protein MAKTRMAVQFGMGTSIRSQDYTQAAARAIRDALWHNSLNIASAFGFPKEEMLIDVEIGIQKPEAVDTSALVGIFPYGKPSFKVVAGGLDVPKADGSGVTVIANAAIVVSFDLERSDA from the coding sequence ATGGCAAAGACCCGGATGGCCGTGCAGTTCGGCATGGGGACTTCGATCCGCAGCCAGGACTACACGCAGGCCGCCGCGCGCGCGATCCGCGACGCGCTGTGGCACAACTCGCTCAACATCGCCTCGGCCTTCGGCTTCCCGAAGGAAGAAATGCTGATCGACGTCGAAATCGGCATCCAGAAGCCGGAGGCGGTCGACACCTCAGCGCTCGTAGGCATCTTTCCATATGGCAAGCCAAGCTTCAAGGTCGTGGCGGGCGGGCTGGACGTCCCCAAGGCCGACGGCAGCGGCGTCACCGTGATCGCCAACGCCGCGATCGTCGTTTCCTTCGACCTGGAGCGCAGCGATGCCTGA
- a CDS encoding AAA family ATPase, whose product MTEPAPDTPDQLVPVHSLFGIDSDLKVPAFSSRDDHVPEIDEAYRFNPDVTLAILAGFTRDRRVMVQGLHGTGKSTHIEQVAARLNWPCVRVNLDGHISRLDLVGKDAIVVRDGQQVTEFQEGIVPWALQRPVALIFDEYDAGRPDVMFVIQRILERDGKFTLLDQNRVIRPHPFFRLFATSNTVGLGNQTGLYHGTQVLNHAQIDRWNIVATLNYLPRDEEVAIVLARVPAKANAQGRRLVEAMVAVADLTRKGFAAGDLSTLMSPRTVITWAENCEIFRNPALAFRLSFLNKCDEVERPIVAEYYQRCFGEELDESWMREAA is encoded by the coding sequence GTGACCGAACCCGCCCCCGACACCCCCGACCAGCTCGTCCCGGTCCATTCGCTGTTCGGGATCGACTCCGATCTCAAGGTGCCGGCCTTCAGCAGCCGCGACGACCACGTGCCGGAGATCGACGAGGCCTATCGCTTCAACCCGGACGTGACGCTCGCGATCCTCGCCGGCTTCACGCGCGACCGACGTGTGATGGTCCAGGGCCTGCACGGCACCGGGAAATCAACGCACATCGAGCAGGTCGCGGCGCGGCTCAACTGGCCCTGCGTGCGCGTGAATCTCGACGGCCACATCAGCCGGCTCGATCTCGTCGGCAAGGACGCGATCGTCGTGCGCGACGGGCAGCAGGTGACCGAATTCCAGGAAGGCATCGTGCCCTGGGCACTGCAGCGTCCGGTCGCGCTGATCTTCGACGAATACGACGCGGGGCGGCCGGACGTGATGTTCGTGATCCAGCGCATCCTCGAGCGCGACGGCAAGTTCACGCTGCTCGACCAGAACCGGGTGATCCGCCCGCATCCCTTCTTCCGCCTGTTCGCGACCTCGAACACCGTCGGACTCGGCAACCAGACGGGCCTCTATCACGGCACGCAGGTGCTCAACCACGCGCAGATCGACCGCTGGAACATCGTCGCGACGCTGAACTACCTGCCGCGCGACGAGGAAGTCGCGATCGTGCTCGCGCGCGTGCCGGCGAAGGCCAACGCGCAGGGGCGTCGTCTCGTCGAAGCGATGGTCGCGGTCGCGGATCTCACGCGGAAGGGCTTCGCCGCCGGCGACCTGTCGACGCTGATGTCGCCGCGCACGGTGATCACCTGGGCCGAGAACTGCGAGATCTTCCGCAATCCGGCGCTGGCCTTCCGGCTGTCCTTCCTCAACAAGTGCGACGAGGTCGAGCGGCCCATCGTCGCGGAGTACTACCAGCGATGCTTCGGCGAGGAGCTCGACGAATCCTGGATGCGCGAGGCGGCGTAA
- a CDS encoding cobaltochelatase CobT subunit, whose translation MSTTQQRPTAQQRAKRQQKVEELCAATLRALTGDARLHYRGRRLYAGERALPQHAPHLRVDPAEDDFGDCRAAADGAALHLLHSDAAQHHSLCPEDPVERLVFELLEQLRVETLVPADMPGMAENLHRRFENWSRAFYRSGLTEGSVGILLYTVAQMCWSRLTTRRVLEETEDYIESTRMSLVSAMGTALAGIRRHRADQAAFAPHALAIARIVGDQVRAELAATDENSDEEADEAKAGFALLLDFDDGDDTGDGIAAATTGTSKVFEDAALAYRVYTNRFDTEVAAGSLVRRALLCEYRERIDRRIAEQGINLPRLARMLAATLTRPARDGWRFGEEEGHIDGRRLAQVISSPAERRVFRQERFILQADCVVSFLVDCSGSMKTHVESVAVMLDVLIRALETIGARTELLGFTTGAWNGGRAYREWMGRGRPPRPGRLNEVCHMVFKEADRGWRRARTDIAALLKADLFREGIDGEAVEWACSRLLARSEARRMLVVISDGCPSDSATGLANDAFYLDNHLKDVVGRHERQGAVEILGLGVGLDLSPFYRRCLATDMTQGLENGLFAEIVQLIGGRHRR comes from the coding sequence ATGTCCACCACACAACAGCGGCCGACCGCCCAGCAGCGCGCGAAGCGCCAGCAGAAGGTCGAAGAGTTGTGCGCGGCGACGCTGCGCGCGCTGACCGGCGACGCGCGCCTGCATTACCGTGGACGGCGCCTCTACGCAGGCGAGCGCGCCCTGCCCCAGCACGCGCCGCACCTGCGCGTCGATCCGGCCGAGGACGATTTCGGAGACTGCCGTGCGGCGGCCGACGGTGCGGCGCTGCACCTGCTGCATTCCGACGCGGCACAGCATCACAGCCTCTGCCCCGAAGATCCAGTCGAGCGCCTTGTCTTCGAGTTGCTCGAGCAACTGCGCGTCGAGACGCTAGTTCCCGCCGACATGCCGGGCATGGCCGAAAACCTGCACCGGCGCTTCGAGAACTGGTCGCGCGCCTTCTACCGTTCGGGCCTCACCGAAGGCAGCGTCGGCATCCTGCTCTACACGGTCGCGCAGATGTGCTGGTCGCGGCTGACGACCCGCCGCGTGCTCGAAGAGACCGAGGACTATATCGAGAGCACCCGGATGTCGCTGGTGTCCGCGATGGGGACGGCGCTCGCCGGCATCCGGCGCCATCGTGCCGACCAAGCCGCCTTCGCGCCGCATGCGTTGGCGATCGCGCGCATCGTCGGCGACCAGGTCCGCGCCGAACTCGCGGCGACCGATGAGAACTCCGACGAGGAAGCGGACGAGGCGAAGGCCGGCTTCGCGCTGCTGCTTGATTTCGACGACGGCGACGATACCGGCGACGGCATCGCCGCCGCGACGACCGGCACGAGCAAGGTCTTCGAGGACGCCGCCCTCGCCTACCGCGTCTACACGAACCGTTTCGACACAGAAGTCGCGGCGGGCTCGCTCGTGCGCCGGGCCTTGCTGTGCGAATACCGCGAGCGGATCGACCGGCGCATCGCCGAACAGGGCATCAACCTGCCCCGCCTCGCCCGCATGCTCGCGGCCACGCTGACCCGGCCTGCGCGCGACGGCTGGCGCTTCGGCGAGGAAGAGGGCCATATCGACGGCCGCCGGCTCGCGCAGGTGATCAGTTCACCCGCCGAACGTCGCGTGTTCCGTCAAGAGCGTTTCATCCTGCAGGCGGACTGCGTCGTGAGTTTCCTCGTCGACTGCTCCGGCTCGATGAAGACCCATGTCGAGTCCGTCGCGGTGATGCTCGACGTGCTGATCCGCGCGCTGGAGACGATTGGCGCGCGCACCGAACTACTGGGCTTCACGACCGGCGCGTGGAACGGCGGCCGCGCCTATCGCGAGTGGATGGGCCGCGGACGGCCGCCCCGGCCCGGCCGGCTCAACGAGGTCTGCCACATGGTCTTCAAGGAAGCGGATCGCGGCTGGCGGCGCGCGCGGACCGACATCGCGGCCTTGCTGAAGGCCGACCTCTTCCGCGAAGGCATCGACGGCGAGGCGGTCGAGTGGGCGTGCAGTCGGCTGCTTGCGCGGTCCGAGGCGCGTCGCATGCTGGTCGTGATCTCGGACGGCTGTCCGTCGGACAGTGCGACCGGTCTCGCCAACGACGCCTTCTATCTGGACAATCACCTCAAGGACGTCGTCGGACGCCACGAGCGGCAAGGCGCGGTGGAGATCCTCGGGCTCGGCGTCGGGCTGGACCTCAGTCCCTTCTATCGCCGCTGCCTCGCGACCGACATGACACAGGGCCTGGAAAATGGGCTGTTCGCCGAGATCGTACAGCTGATCGGCGGCCGGCATCGGCGCTAA